In Vicinamibacterales bacterium, the genomic window GGCGATCGGGTTGCCGGTCGGCAGGCGCAGCAGCGTCGCCAGGCAGTAGCCGGACTTGCTGATGAAGCCGGTCTTGCCGCCCATCACTTCGACGTCGCCTTTCATGACCAGCTGATTGGTGCTGTGGATCGGGATCTGACGGCGGTTGGTGGTGACGGTGTAGGTCGGCGTGCGCATGATCGAGGCGATGCGCTCGTCGCTCGATGCGAAGGTGATGAGGTGCGAGAGATCGAACGCTGACGAGAGGTTGTTGGCGTTCAGGCCGGACGGGTCGGCGAAGGTCGTGTTCTGCAGGCCCAGCTCGATCGCCTTTTCGTTCATCCGCTCGATGAACGGGGCCATGCCGCCGTGCGAGTTGCGCGCCAGCGCGCGGGCGGCAGCGTTGTCGGACGCGATGAGCAGCAGGTGCAGCAGCTCGCCCGCGGTGATCTGATCCCTGGCCTTGAGATACGTGGTCGAGGCGGCGTAGACGTCGCTGCGCTCGATGGTGATCGGCGCCGTCAGATCGGGGTTGTCCTCGAGGAAGACCAGCGCGGTCATCACCTTGGTGATGCTGGCGATCGACCGCTTGTCCTGCGAATTCTCCTCGTAGAGGATCTGGCCGGTGACCGGATTGAAGATGATCGCGGCCGCGGCGCGGACGTCCGGCACGACCTGGCCGGCCGCGTCGGTCTTGTACTGCGGCGTCATCGCCTCCTGCAGCTGACGGAGGCTGCGGAGCCGGGCGGCCTCGCGCGCGCGGGCGAGCGCGCGGGCGCGCGCCAGCGACGTGCGCCGGGCCCGCGACGAACGCGCCGAGTAGGCGACCTTCTTCTTCGCGGTCGCGGAGGCGGTACGAGTGGTGGTCTTTCTGGCCTGGCCGGCGTCGGCCGGAATGGCCGAGACGGGCAGCGCGATGACGGCGCCCAGCAGCGCCGGCAACAGACGGGAGACAAAAGTCGGGCGGATCAGGCGCACGCGTCCTCCGGGAACCGTCCTTCGCAGCCGGCTGGGAGCGGCCGCGTGGGTGTCAAACTTGGTGGAACATCGGCAGTGTAGCATAAGCACCCGCAGATGCAACCACTTATAGACCTCAACCGTACGGAACGCCGCGAACCCCTCTCCCCCGGAGGGGGCGGCGGGCTCTGCCGTAATACAAGACCCGT contains:
- a CDS encoding serine hydrolase; amino-acid sequence: MRLIRPTFVSRLLPALLGAVIALPVSAIPADAGQARKTTTRTASATAKKKVAYSARSSRARRTSLARARALARAREAARLRSLRQLQEAMTPQYKTDAAGQVVPDVRAAAAIIFNPVTGQILYEENSQDKRSIASITKVMTALVFLEDNPDLTAPITIERSDVYAASTTYLKARDQITAGELLHLLLIASDNAAARALARNSHGGMAPFIERMNEKAIELGLQNTTFADPSGLNANNLSSAFDLSHLITFASSDERIASIMRTPTYTVTTNRRQIPIHSTNQLVMKGDVEVMGGKTGFISKSGYCLATLLRLPTGNPIAVVVLGANSNNGRFWETRHLFSWLNTKAGELFKDQPK